From one Bifidobacterium sp. WK012_4_13 genomic stretch:
- a CDS encoding helix-turn-helix domain-containing protein codes for MINSTRERVPRTYTVEQMVDIFHCSPATVKRMLAQGRFRCWKSSSHHILVSAEDVENFFAKPFNRGVV; via the coding sequence ATGATTAACAGCACGCGAGAGCGCGTTCCTCGTACTTATACGGTGGAGCAGATGGTTGACATCTTTCATTGTTCCCCGGCGACCGTCAAGCGTATGCTGGCTCAGGGTAGGTTCAGGTGTTGGAAGTCAAGTTCTCATCACATCCTCGTCAGCGCAGAAGACGTAGAGAATTTCTTTGCTAAGCCCTTCAATCGTGGCGTAGTGTGA
- a CDS encoding helix-turn-helix domain-containing protein — MPHTSLPTDWPAFAKRLGINIQRRRVERELSQESVAFGANLSRFTYQQLEKGESRPGTPANPSLSNIMAISEVLNVDLGELLPQPWPDLRAK, encoded by the coding sequence ATGCCTCACACATCATTACCCACTGATTGGCCAGCTTTCGCAAAACGGCTCGGCATCAATATCCAACGACGTCGTGTGGAACGAGAACTTAGTCAGGAAAGCGTCGCCTTTGGCGCAAATCTTTCGCGTTTCACGTATCAGCAGTTGGAAAAGGGCGAGTCGAGACCAGGGACACCAGCAAATCCAAGTCTTTCAAATATCATGGCCATATCGGAAGTGCTGAATGTGGATCTCGGTGAACTCCTACCTCAGCCTTGGCCTGATCTTCGAGCCAAATAG
- a CDS encoding tyrosine-type recombinase/integrase: protein MRSAFGSIIQRKNRQGYVISLEARYPNPLDPSKRVIKSFPLGAKAVAQHWLDEEKKLVDAHMAGTETWTPPKVREAKKTKAKILFRDYSEQFLDTYRTSDGSKLTEASARKKREAIDHLNDYFGDMMVSEIKQKNVEDWLDGDYVDGVHALRRAYQVLKAIAQKALASNEEEPALLDSDPCQRPNPKLPKSRQSIIPPATQEELGLIYNAMPDYSRIAIYLGAVFGLRISEVCALQVCDIDFAHKLLHVRHALTRGDGDTGTLSFKGTKTESSNEDLPIPDSFTPLIKEHIKAHCESSKTAMLIPAKHSNIMSPNTLRAQFDEAKLAANRPDLHFHTLRATAITTAAQAGGTPKEVQEYGRHASAKISLALYQRATRQGERQLANKVFATLVKPERTRDLIEAEYKETLKQIQELQDKVKNLETELKAME from the coding sequence TTGCGCAGCGCTTTCGGATCAATCATTCAGAGGAAGAATCGGCAGGGATATGTCATATCCCTCGAAGCTCGTTACCCAAATCCGCTTGACCCGAGCAAGCGAGTCATCAAATCCTTCCCTCTGGGTGCTAAAGCAGTGGCGCAACACTGGCTCGACGAAGAGAAGAAACTCGTCGATGCACACATGGCAGGCACGGAAACATGGACACCGCCAAAAGTTCGTGAAGCGAAAAAGACAAAGGCAAAGATACTGTTCCGTGACTACTCAGAACAGTTTCTCGACACTTACCGTACCTCTGACGGTTCTAAGCTCACCGAGGCGTCGGCACGAAAAAAGCGTGAGGCAATTGACCATCTCAACGATTACTTCGGTGACATGATGGTTTCCGAAATCAAGCAGAAGAATGTGGAAGACTGGCTGGACGGCGATTACGTCGACGGGGTTCATGCACTCCGACGTGCCTATCAAGTGCTCAAAGCCATTGCCCAGAAAGCCCTGGCTTCTAACGAAGAAGAACCAGCTTTGCTCGACTCCGATCCATGCCAACGGCCGAACCCGAAACTGCCCAAATCCAGACAATCAATAATTCCGCCAGCCACACAGGAAGAACTGGGACTGATCTACAACGCTATGCCCGATTATTCAAGAATCGCTATCTACCTGGGAGCCGTCTTCGGCCTGCGGATCAGCGAGGTATGCGCATTGCAAGTATGCGATATCGACTTCGCCCATAAACTATTGCACGTACGTCACGCACTGACCAGAGGGGATGGGGACACTGGAACACTCTCCTTTAAAGGCACCAAGACAGAGAGCAGTAACGAGGACCTACCGATTCCCGACAGTTTCACGCCCCTCATCAAGGAGCACATCAAAGCTCATTGCGAATCATCGAAGACTGCGATGCTCATTCCCGCGAAACACTCCAATATCATGAGTCCGAACACGCTGCGCGCACAGTTCGATGAAGCGAAATTAGCAGCAAACCGTCCCGATTTGCACTTCCACACTCTGAGAGCAACCGCGATCACCACCGCCGCACAGGCAGGAGGCACCCCGAAGGAAGTCCAAGAATACGGACGCCATGCATCCGCGAAAATTTCACTGGCTCTCTACCAACGCGCCACTCGACAAGGTGAACGCCAACTTGCCAACAAGGTCTTCGCCACACTGGTCAAACCAGAACGCACCCGAGATCTCATCGAAGCAGAATACAAGGAGACACTTAAACAGATTCAAGAATTACAGGATAAGGTCAAGAACCTTGAAACCGAACTAAAAGCAATGGAATGA